Proteins encoded by one window of Yersinia massiliensis:
- the hglS gene encoding 2-oxoadipate dioxygenase/decarboxylase HglS: protein MSNTPFTSLEFVHPDEIRARFSRAMSDMYQAEVPLYGTLLQLVADTNKQTLNQQPELARHLHQTGEIERLSMERHGAIRVGTPAELSMLRRLFAVMGMLPVGYYDLAPAGVPVHSTAFRAVHEASLQACPFRIFTSLLRLELIEQPVLRQRAADILATREIFTPRAIELIIQFETAGGLTSLEADDFITQSLETFRWHNQATVSAEVYQQLHDQHRLIADVVAFKGPHINHLTPRTLDIDAVQSAMPRHNITPKAVIEGPPPRRCPILLRQTSFKALEERIAFISTDGQIIQGYHTARFGEIEQRGAALTAKGRSLYDRLLQAAQDQLQVPANEKNAAQYMTILSEQFSQFPDDYQTMRTEKLAYFRYFPTEKSVNVPAESVKKLTLDELIDEGFIEYEPLVYEDFLPVSAAGIFQSNLGDKGQSHFTGHSSQHDFQRDLGMAVIDELQLYEETQQRSLAACAAALKLTQLSI, encoded by the coding sequence ATGAGCAACACACCGTTTACCTCCCTTGAATTTGTCCATCCCGATGAAATTCGGGCCAGATTTTCCCGAGCCATGTCGGACATGTATCAGGCCGAAGTTCCTCTCTATGGCACGTTATTGCAACTGGTTGCCGATACCAATAAGCAGACTTTAAACCAACAACCGGAGTTGGCTCGTCATTTACATCAAACAGGAGAGATTGAAAGGTTAAGCATGGAACGCCACGGTGCTATCCGCGTGGGAACGCCAGCTGAACTTTCGATGTTGCGCCGCCTTTTTGCCGTGATGGGGATGCTCCCTGTCGGTTATTATGACCTCGCTCCCGCAGGTGTACCGGTTCATTCCACCGCTTTTCGTGCTGTGCATGAAGCCTCATTACAAGCCTGCCCGTTCAGGATTTTTACATCATTACTGCGTTTGGAATTGATAGAGCAGCCTGTACTGCGACAACGGGCGGCCGATATTTTAGCAACTAGAGAAATATTTACCCCACGTGCTATTGAGCTCATTATTCAATTTGAAACTGCTGGAGGCCTGACCAGCCTTGAGGCCGATGATTTTATCACTCAATCTCTAGAGACATTTCGCTGGCATAATCAGGCAACCGTCAGTGCCGAGGTCTACCAACAGTTGCATGACCAGCACCGGCTCATTGCTGATGTGGTGGCATTCAAAGGTCCACATATCAATCATCTCACCCCACGCACGTTGGATATCGATGCGGTGCAATCGGCGATGCCTCGGCATAACATTACCCCTAAAGCGGTCATTGAAGGGCCACCGCCCCGCCGTTGCCCAATATTGTTACGGCAAACCAGCTTTAAAGCATTGGAAGAAAGAATTGCGTTTATCTCTACGGATGGGCAAATCATTCAGGGATATCACACCGCTCGTTTCGGAGAAATTGAACAACGCGGTGCGGCACTGACGGCAAAAGGCCGCAGTCTCTATGACCGCTTGCTGCAAGCCGCGCAGGATCAATTACAAGTTCCGGCGAATGAAAAGAATGCAGCGCAATATATGACCATTCTCAGCGAGCAGTTTAGTCAATTTCCTGATGATTATCAGACGATGCGCACCGAAAAACTCGCTTACTTCCGCTACTTTCCCACAGAAAAGAGCGTCAATGTACCGGCTGAATCAGTGAAAAAACTCACATTAGATGAGTTGATTGATGAAGGGTTTATCGAATATGAACCCTTGGTTTATGAGGATTTCTTACCGGTAAGTGCAGCGGGTATTTTCCAATCTAATTTGGGCGATAAGGGGCAAAGTCATTTCACTGGGCATTCGAGTCAACATGATTTCCAGCGAGATCTGGGGATGGCAGTGATTGACGAATTACAGTTGTATGAAGAAACTCAACAGCGCTCGCTTGCTGCATGTGCAGCAGCTTTAAAGCTGACGCAATTGAGTATCTGA
- the kdsB gene encoding 3-deoxy-manno-octulosonate cytidylyltransferase: MSFIAIIPARFASTRLPGKPLADIAGKPMVVHVMERALASGASRVIVATDHPEVVQAVEAAGGEVCLTRADHQSGTERLAEVIERYKFADDDIIVNVQGDEPLIPPVIIRQVADNLAACSAGMATLAVPIESSEEAFNPNAVKVVMDAQGYALYFSRAAIPWERERFAQSKETIGDCFLRHIGIYAYRAGFIRRYVNWAPSKLEQIELLEQLRVLWYGEKIHVAVAKAVPTVGVDTQEDLDRVRAIMSAQS, translated from the coding sequence ATGAGTTTCATTGCTATCATTCCAGCCCGTTTTGCTTCAACCCGTTTACCGGGTAAACCGTTAGCAGATATCGCGGGCAAACCGATGGTCGTTCATGTCATGGAGCGCGCGCTGGCTTCTGGTGCCTCGCGCGTGATTGTGGCAACGGATCACCCTGAAGTCGTCCAAGCCGTTGAGGCAGCAGGAGGGGAGGTTTGTCTGACCCGTGCTGATCACCAATCGGGTACAGAGCGTTTAGCCGAAGTCATTGAGCGCTACAAATTTGCTGATGATGACATTATCGTCAATGTACAGGGTGACGAACCCCTCATTCCGCCGGTCATTATTCGCCAAGTCGCTGATAATCTAGCGGCGTGCAGCGCAGGTATGGCAACACTGGCCGTGCCAATTGAAAGCAGTGAAGAGGCCTTTAACCCGAATGCCGTGAAAGTGGTGATGGATGCTCAGGGCTATGCACTGTATTTCTCCCGTGCGGCCATTCCATGGGAAAGAGAGCGATTCGCTCAATCAAAAGAGACTATCGGTGATTGCTTCTTACGCCATATCGGGATTTATGCCTATCGTGCAGGGTTTATCCGCCGTTACGTCAATTGGGCACCAAGTAAACTCGAGCAAATTGAGTTGTTAGAGCAACTTCGCGTGCTCTGGTATGGTGAGAAAATCCATGTGGCAGTGGCCAAAGCTGTGCCTACAGTGGGGGTTGATACCCAAGAGGATTTAGACCGAGTACGCGCTATCATGTCCGCTCAGTCATGA
- a CDS encoding cold-shock protein: MTLKMGRVKWFNQSEGYGFISPHDGSLDVYVSKTAIANTKNKSLTEGQDVEFSTYRSIHGPSAADVIAF, encoded by the coding sequence ATGACGTTAAAAATGGGTCGCGTGAAATGGTTCAATCAGTCCGAAGGCTACGGTTTCATTTCACCGCACGACGGTAGTTTGGATGTGTATGTCAGCAAGACAGCCATTGCCAACACCAAAAATAAATCACTGACTGAAGGGCAGGACGTTGAATTCTCTACTTATCGTAGTATTCACGGGCCGTCAGCAGCAGATGTGATCGCTTTCTAA
- a CDS encoding Trm112 family protein yields MDHRLLEIVACPVCNGKLYFNKENLELVCKADNLAYPVRDGIPVLLENEARPLSIDEKHA; encoded by the coding sequence ATGGACCACCGTTTACTCGAAATCGTTGCCTGTCCTGTCTGCAACGGCAAGTTATATTTCAATAAAGAGAACCTTGAGCTGGTATGTAAAGCCGACAATTTGGCTTACCCAGTGCGTGATGGCATTCCTGTATTGCTGGAAAACGAGGCTCGTCCACTGTCTATTGATGAGAAACATGCATGA
- the msbA gene encoding lipid A ABC transporter ATP-binding protein/permease MsbA, whose amino-acid sequence MMNDKDLSTWQTFRRLWPTITPYKTGLVVAAIALILNAASDTFMLSLLKPLLDDGFGHADSSILKWMPLAVIGLMVVRGLTGFISSYCISWVSGKVVMHIRRRLFSHMMGMPVSFFDQQSTGTLLSRITYDSEQVAASSSSALVTVVREGASIIGLFIMMFYYSWQLSVILIVIAPIVSISIRVVSKRFRNISKNMQSTMGEVTTSAEQMLKGHKEVLIFGGQKVETERFETVSNRMRQQGMKLVSASSISDPIIQLIASFALAFVLYAASFPSVMETLTAGTITVVFSAMIALMRPLKSLTNVNAQFQRGMAACQTLFTILDLEQEKDEGKLEVERAKGEIEFNHVTFYYPGKDTPALNDINVHIEAGKTVALVGRSGSGKSTIANLLTRFYDVSEGSILLDGHDLREYRLGALRNQVALVSQNVHLFNDTVANNIAYARDDQYTRAEIEEAARMAYAMDFINKMENGLDTVIGENGVMLSGGQRQRIAIARALLRDCPILILDEATSALDTESERAIQAALDELQKDRTSIVIAHRLSTIEKADEILVIEDGRIVERGVHAELLAKQGAYAQLNRIQFGQ is encoded by the coding sequence ATAATGAATGATAAAGATCTATCCACTTGGCAGACGTTCCGTCGCCTCTGGCCAACGATCACTCCTTATAAGACAGGTCTTGTTGTGGCGGCGATTGCATTAATCCTTAATGCTGCCAGTGATACATTTATGCTGTCGTTACTGAAACCATTACTAGACGATGGATTTGGGCATGCTGATAGCTCAATTTTAAAATGGATGCCGCTGGCCGTTATCGGTTTGATGGTGGTGCGCGGACTGACCGGTTTTATCTCTAGCTATTGTATTTCATGGGTATCAGGCAAAGTGGTGATGCATATTCGTCGCCGATTGTTTAGTCACATGATGGGCATGCCGGTATCTTTTTTTGATCAGCAATCAACGGGTACATTGTTATCACGTATTACCTATGACTCAGAACAAGTCGCTGCGTCATCTTCTAGCGCCCTCGTCACTGTGGTGCGTGAAGGTGCCTCGATCATCGGCTTGTTCATTATGATGTTTTATTACAGCTGGCAGTTGTCAGTGATTTTAATCGTCATCGCCCCGATTGTTTCAATCTCTATCCGAGTGGTTTCTAAGCGTTTTCGTAATATCAGTAAAAATATGCAAAGCACCATGGGGGAGGTGACCACCAGTGCCGAGCAAATGCTGAAAGGGCATAAAGAAGTATTGATCTTTGGCGGCCAGAAAGTTGAAACTGAGCGCTTCGAAACGGTGAGTAACCGTATGCGGCAGCAAGGTATGAAACTGGTTTCCGCCTCTTCTATTTCTGACCCGATCATACAATTGATAGCTTCTTTTGCTTTAGCGTTTGTGTTGTATGCTGCAAGCTTCCCAAGTGTCATGGAAACCCTCACTGCGGGGACTATCACTGTTGTATTCTCAGCAATGATTGCATTGATGCGCCCTTTAAAGTCCCTCACTAATGTGAATGCGCAGTTCCAACGCGGGATGGCTGCTTGCCAAACGCTCTTCACTATCTTGGATTTAGAGCAGGAAAAAGACGAAGGCAAGCTGGAAGTTGAAAGGGCGAAAGGTGAAATCGAATTCAACCATGTGACATTTTATTATCCAGGCAAAGATACTCCTGCACTGAATGATATCAATGTGCACATTGAAGCGGGTAAAACCGTGGCATTGGTCGGGCGCTCAGGTTCGGGCAAATCGACTATCGCCAATTTGCTCACTCGTTTCTATGATGTCAGTGAAGGCAGTATTTTGTTAGATGGACATGATCTACGCGAATACCGATTGGGCGCTTTGCGTAACCAAGTGGCGTTGGTATCGCAAAACGTTCATCTGTTCAATGACACCGTGGCCAATAATATTGCTTATGCGCGTGATGATCAGTACACCCGAGCCGAAATTGAAGAAGCTGCCCGCATGGCATATGCGATGGACTTTATCAATAAGATGGAGAATGGATTAGATACTGTGATTGGTGAGAACGGTGTGATGCTGTCCGGTGGTCAGCGCCAACGTATCGCTATCGCGCGAGCACTTTTGCGTGATTGCCCCATCTTGATTCTGGATGAAGCAACCTCGGCGCTGGATACCGAGTCCGAAAGAGCCATTCAAGCCGCTTTAGATGAACTGCAAAAAGATCGTACGTCAATAGTGATTGCTCATCGTCTCTCAACTATTGAAAAAGCAGATGAAATCCTAGTCATCGAAGATGGGCGCATTGTCGAACGTGGTGTGCATGCCGAATTGTTGGCGAAACAGGGCGCGTATGCTCAACTTAACCGTATACAGTTCGGCCAATGA
- the ihfB gene encoding integration host factor subunit beta: MTKSELIERLAGQHSHVPAKAVEDAVKEMLEHMAGTLAEGERIEIRGFGSFSLHYRAPRVGRNPKTGAKVELEGKYVPHFKPGKELRDRANIYG; encoded by the coding sequence ATGACCAAGTCTGAACTTATTGAAAGACTTGCTGGCCAGCACTCTCATGTCCCGGCTAAGGCCGTTGAGGATGCAGTGAAAGAAATGCTTGAACATATGGCTGGAACACTAGCTGAAGGTGAGCGCATTGAGATCCGAGGATTTGGCAGTTTTTCTCTTCACTACCGTGCTCCGCGTGTTGGCCGTAATCCGAAGACTGGCGCTAAAGTTGAGTTGGAAGGTAAATACGTTCCACACTTTAAGCCAGGTAAAGAATTGCGTGATCGCGCTAATATCTACGGCTAA
- the lpxK gene encoding tetraacyldisaccharide 4'-kinase has translation MIERIWSGQSRLYLLLLPLSWLYGAITWFIRTSYRIGLRTSWRSPVPVVIVGNLTAGGNGKTPVVIWLVEQLQQRGYRVGVVSRGYGGKSSVYPLLLADDTTTVQAGDEPVLIFQRTGAPVAVSPKRADAIKALLASHTLDFIITDDGLQHYALQRDFELVVIDGVRRFGNGWWLPAGPMRERAARLRSVDAVITNGGGAATAEIPMQLVARDAVNLVTGERQPASQLQHVVAMAGIGHPPRFFATLSVLGVEPKNEYAFADHQDYSLAQLEPLTTGPQILLMTEKDAVKCRAFAQPNWWYLPVDAQLPPDQAEPLLSKIQALAERSK, from the coding sequence ATGATTGAGCGTATCTGGTCCGGACAATCCCGGCTATATTTGCTGCTATTACCATTATCCTGGTTATATGGCGCAATAACTTGGTTTATCCGGACCAGTTACCGCATAGGTCTGCGAACGTCATGGCGTTCACCAGTGCCGGTTGTCATTGTGGGTAACCTCACTGCGGGCGGCAATGGTAAAACACCCGTCGTTATCTGGTTAGTTGAGCAATTACAACAACGGGGCTATCGCGTCGGTGTTGTCTCCCGTGGTTACGGTGGCAAGTCGTCGGTTTACCCGCTACTGCTAGCTGATGACACCACAACGGTGCAAGCCGGAGACGAGCCGGTTTTGATTTTTCAGCGCACGGGTGCACCCGTTGCGGTTTCACCAAAACGTGCTGATGCTATCAAGGCTTTACTGGCCTCTCACACGCTGGATTTTATTATCACAGACGACGGTTTACAGCATTACGCATTACAGCGTGATTTTGAGCTGGTAGTCATTGATGGAGTGCGCCGTTTTGGCAACGGTTGGTGGTTACCTGCTGGCCCGATGCGTGAACGAGCGGCGCGATTGCGCTCAGTTGATGCGGTTATCACCAATGGAGGGGGTGCTGCTACAGCAGAGATCCCAATGCAACTGGTTGCTCGGGATGCGGTCAATCTAGTCACGGGTGAGCGTCAGCCCGCATCACAGTTACAGCATGTGGTTGCGATGGCGGGTATCGGTCATCCGCCCCGTTTTTTTGCCACGCTGAGCGTCTTGGGCGTTGAGCCTAAAAATGAATATGCTTTTGCAGACCATCAGGATTATTCATTGGCGCAACTTGAGCCACTGACAACAGGCCCGCAAATTTTATTAATGACTGAAAAAGATGCCGTCAAATGCCGAGCTTTTGCTCAGCCTAATTGGTGGTATTTGCCAGTCGATGCACAATTACCACCAGATCAGGCGGAGCCGCTGCTGTCAAAAATTCAGGCTTTAGCAGAACGTTCAAAATAG